In one Nicotiana tomentosiformis chromosome 6, ASM39032v3, whole genome shotgun sequence genomic region, the following are encoded:
- the LOC104120793 gene encoding uncharacterized protein: MATVFRPIFSTFLSVIFLLLHLGCFIFSSASHNQPSKKRKLPSDPHSKNKATKVISSSWSYIKRIFSSKPDPIQKNSTSPTHHNPSIQSPCSSTRSLHKPIFPISSDDPITRSVYPVPESDICADQLFFPLRNDIYPCTLCGEVFQSPIHLEQHQSIKHAVSELIDGDSGKNIVRIIFKTGWPENNNNPIIHQILKVHNSKRILTRFEDYREHVKFKASRNVIVKRDERCIADGNELLRFHCTTFMCELGQNGNSSICNQQYCSVCGIIKSGFSNKMDGISVQPTSWRAHVSVPEDIEEEFRFMNVKRAMLVCRVIAGRIGCDPDLADKEDPGFDSLVGRENGVQSRLDEEDELLVFNPRAVLPCFVIVYTV, encoded by the coding sequence ATGGCTACTGTTTTTCGTCCCATTTTCTCAACTTTCCTCTCTGTTATCTTCCTCTTACTTCACCTTGGCTGCTTCATCTTCTCCTCAGCTTCCCATAATCAGCCCTCAAAAAAACGAAAACTCCCTTCTGATCCCCATTCCAAAAACAAAGCAACTAAGGTTATTTCCTCTTCTTGGTCTTACATTAAACGTATATTCTCATCAAAACCAGACCCCATACAAAAAAATTCTACTAGCCCAACTCACCATAACCCTTCAATCCAATCTCCATGTTCTTCCACAAGGTCCCTTCACAAACCCATCTTTCCTATTTCATCCGATGATCCGATCACCCGCTCCGTTTATCCGGTACCCGAATCCGATATTTGCGCCGACCAGCTTTTCTTCCCTTTACGTAACGACATCTACCCTTGTACCCTATGTGGGGAAGTATTCCAGAGCCCGATTCATCTCGAACAACACCAGTCCATAAAACACGCAGTTTCAGAGCTCATTGACGGTGATTCAGGTAAGAACATAGTTCGGATCATTTTCAAAACGGGTTGGCCCGAGAATAATAATAACCCGATCATCCATCAGATCCTAAAGGTTCACAACAGCAAGAGGATTTTAACCCGGTTTGAAGACTACAGAGAGCACGTGAAGTTTAAAGCCAGTCGAAACGTCATCGTTAAGAGGGACGAGAGGTGTATAGCTGATGGAAATGAACTGTTGAGGTTCCATTGTACTACGTTCATGTGTGAGCTGGGGCAAAATGGTAATTCCAGCATCTGTAACCAGCAGTACTGTAGTGTGTGCGGGATTATAAAGAGCGGGTTCTCAAATAAGATGGACGGAATTTCCGTGCAACCTACGAGTTGGAGGGCGCACGTGTCGGTACCTGAGGATATTGAGGAGGAATTCAGGTTCATGAACGTGAAGCGGGCGATGTTGGTTTGTCGGGTCATTGCGGGTCGGATCGGGTGCGATCCGGATTTGGCGGATAAAGAGGATCCAGGGTTTGATTCCTTGGTGGGTAGGGAAAATGGGGTCCAGTCGAGATTGGATGAAGAAGATGAGTTATTGGTGTTTAATCCGAGGGCTGTACTTCCTTGTTTTGTGATTGTGTACACTGTATGA